GTAGATGTATTTAAAATGCTGCGAAGTTGTTTTTTGTCTACCTTACCGACTGCGGTCAGTGGCAAACTTTCGATTAATTTGATCTGGTCTGGAAGTTTGTATTGTGCAATACCTAACTCCATAAGATGGCGTCTGAGCACAACAGCTTTAAGTTCAGGATTACGAGAAACAATAAAGGCACAACTCTTTTCACCGAATTGTTCATCAACAATTGCGACCAAAGCTGCGTGCATAACTTCCGGATGTAGAAGAATAAGTTTTTCTATTTCTTCCGAAGCAATCTTTTCACCACCACGGTTAATCTGGTCTTTAATTCTTCCTACTACACGTAAATTACCATCAGGAGTACGCTGCACGAGATCGCCCGAATAGTAATAGTTGTCCTCATCAAAGACCTGTGAATTATGTTCAGGGCTTTGGTAATAACCACAAAAGGTATAAGGTCCCCGAGTCGCAAGCATCCCTATTTCACCTTCTGGGACTTCCCTATACTCATCATCCACAATTTTGATTTCATCATCAGAACTGATAGGACGCCCTTGTGTCGTAAAGATTTGCTCGTCGGAGTCATCGAGTCTGGTGTAATTGACCAAGCCTTCGGCCATTCCAAATACTTGTTGTAATTTACAATTGAGGATTTCAGGAACTTGACGAGCTAAAGATTCAGGGAAACTTGCTCCCCCCACTTGAAGCAACTTTAAAGACTGAATTTGATCTTTATATTGCGTGGCTTTTTCTAGCCACATAATGACAGCACTCGGCACTAAAGATGCCATATTGACTTGATGTCTTTGAATAATAGAGAAGCAATTGAGCGGTTCAGGATTTGGTGCCATCACCACACATCCACCTGCATGTAAAACACCTAATGCACCGGGTGAACTCAACATAAAGTTATGCGGAGCTGGCAGAGCACACAATAACCGGGTATGCGAGTTTAAACCGCAAATCTCGGCACTGGCTCGCACACTATAGTCATAGTCATTATGCGTGCGTGGAATAAGTTTTGGTGTTCCCGTACTTCCACCTGACAACTGAAAGAAAGCAACTTCATCAGCAGGTGTAGATGAAAAATCGACAAAGGTCTTTGCTGGTGTTTCCATCCAGTCTAATAGTCCGAAATCGGTAGCTTGATGATTGAGCATCAAAATAATTTCAGGACTTAAATTTACATCATGAAGTGAGTCAATAAATTGATTATTGCTAAAGACTTCATGCTGACGCGAACCAATTAAAAGTTTAGGTTGAATCTGTTTAATAAAGGCATTTAGTTCATATTGGCGGTGGCTATATAGCGCATTGAGTACAACCACGCCTGCTTTAAGCAAGGCAAAAAAGACAATATAAAACTCCGCAACATTGGGAAGTTGTACTAAAGCAGTATCACCCTTGCCCAAACCTTTTTCAGCTAGTCGAGAAGCTAAATTTGTTGATAGCCGGTCCAGCTCGATATAACTCAACTGACGTTCACCACAAATAATTGCCGGCGAATGCGGATGCGATTGAACCCCTACCGTTAAAATGCGCGTCAAAGGTTGGTCAATCCAATAACCTTTATTTCGATAGTGTTGCGCTCTCTCGGGAGACCAGCGAACAAACTCAATCAACTGTTTTTTCATGACATTCTAAATATTCAATTTAATTTAATGGTTATCAAGCTATTGATTCTTGGTAAATTTTCTTACATCTCGGCATAAATATTTAATTTGAATACCGACTAAAGAAAACTCTTAAGACGGACAAGCTATATATTCACAGCAAAATTGGAAATGATTAACAAATGCAACTGGTAATCATTTTCATTTGTTTGTATGATGCTGAAACAAGATTAATTTGTCAACCGAGTTATCGTTCAATGTGTGAATTAACTTCGATGCAAGCGGCCTGCTGGTTTGGTCGCTCTGGCAACGCAACTTTAGGTGGGGTTGCTGCCCACCTCTATGCAGAATTTGACGGTCAATTTATTGATCTACAAAAATTACATTTAGCACTTCAACGACTTTATAAAGAACACCCTATTTTGAGGTTGAGTTTGAGCGCCGATGGCATCGCAAACATCATGGCTGAGAAGGCTCAACAGATATTAGAAGTCGATGATTTTTCAAAGCTTAGCGATCATCAAATTGAGCAAATGCTCATGCAAAAACGTGAGCAATGGACCCATCAAAAACTTGATCTAAGTCAGGGCCAGACTGCAAGATTTTCTGTAAGTGTTCTTAAAAATAATATTTTCCGTTTTCATGTAGATACGGACATGATTGCTATAGATCCGTCCAGTTTTTTGAACTTGATGGAAGATCTTTCTTTGTTTTATGAAGACCCAGGAATATCATTCTCCCGTCCGCCTAATTTTTTTGACTGGTATCAAAAAATACGGACGGACCCTGACCTAAAAAAATTAAGCCAACGAGACCGCTTATGGTGGAAACAACGTCTGTCTCATATTAGCCCTGCTCCGTCTCTACCTTTCATTCATCAAGAGTTCAAAACAGCAAAAAGTGATCGTTTAAGTACGTGGTTATCGCCAAAAGAACGAACAGCACTACAACAACTTGCTAGAGAACAACGCATTACTGTGACCAATCTGATATTAGGTCTATTTGCCTATACGCTTGGTCATGCAACCAAAGATCACAGCTTCCGATTAAATATTCCTACTTTTTGGCGCGAGCCAGTTTTAAAAAATGTCGAAGGCACTATTGGTGATTTTGCTAATCTAGTCATCCTTGATGTTGATATGAAAGGAATAACTACCTTAGCCGCATTCTGCAAACAAATAGCAAATCAAATGCTTGAGTTATTAGAGCATTCACATTATTCGGGTGTGAATGTTCTACGTGACCTGTCCCGTTATCATGGTAGTGCACAGATTGCTCCCGTGGTATTTACAGCGGCGCTCGACTTAGAAAATGATAATTTACTTTCCGAACGTGTCCGCCGTGTTTTTGGCTCAATGAATTGGGTCATTTCACAAGGGCCGCAAGTTGCACTTGATGCACAAGTTGCTCATGTAGATGACGGTATTTTAGTTAATTGGGACATCCGTTTAGATGCTCTCCCCAAAGAATGGATCACGAATTTATTTGAATCTTTCATTCATTTACTTAAAAATCTTGCCGCACATCCTGAGCAACTGAATACACAAATTATAAGCCCAGCACAAAATACCTCGTCAGATCGTACGTCTCAAAAACCATTAAATGCATTACAGCAAGCCTACCTATTAGGCCGAACTCAAGCCCTTCCTTTAGGTGGTGTTGCCATGCAAGAGTTTAGGCAGTATCACGGCAAAATGGATATTGTTTTATTAAGACAACGATTGGCAGAAATGGTACGGCGGCATGACAGCTTACGAACCTATATTGATAAAAATAGGTTAATACAATATGTAAGCGATCAAGTGAGTGTCAATTTAAAAGAAATAGACCTAACTACATGGGAACCTGAACGTGCTTCTCACCACATCCAGTCCTATAAAAATAGTTATACGCATGAGCTATTTGATTTAAATCAGTCGCCTTGGAATATCACCGTCTTTTTATTAAAAAATAATCTACTAACGATTTTTGTCCGCTTTGATGCATTAATTTTAGATGGCCGATCTATAGCTTCACTTATGTTAGAGCTATTCGATGGACAACAACATGATATCCAAACGCAAATAGAAGAAAATGAAGTTGAAAATAGCCTGTCTGTTCATCACGCAGATATGGCTTACTGGGAAAGAAAATTTTCTAAATTATCGGCTATTCCTACGCTTCCGTGGAAAACACCCTTACAGCATTTACCGACTTCACGTTACCAACGTAACAGTCTGGTTATAGAAAAAGATCAATTTAAACAGTTGTCTAAAATTGGCGCAAAACATTCACTGTTTAAAAACTCAGTCATCATGGCGCTTATTTTGGAAGTGCTATCTCATTGGAACACTGAAAAATCTCTATGCGTTGCTGTCCCTACACTTCCCCTCTATGCCGGACCATTTTCCAATAGCTCTACGTTTATTGCTGTTGAGTGGAAAACCTCACATCAATTTGCTGAACAAGCAAACCGCTTGCAAACTGAAGTTTTAGAGGGTTTACAGCATCTTTCATTTTCAGGCGTTAATCTCGCTCGACTATTATTTGAAAAAGTTGGCACTGCTCCAGTATTACCGATTGTAATTACAAATGGTTTATCATGGCCTGTATTATCTGAATCTCATCCTATTCAGCAACTAGATGGACTGACCCAAACACCTCAAGTTGCAATTGATATTCGCTTTAGCACAAGAAATGACGGCGCTTTGATTTTCGATATTGATTATGCCCAAGAAGCATTTCCACCCAACATGATTGACGATTTCTTGGATGCACTGCAATTAGCAATCAAGCAAATTATTGGTTCAGAAATATTCAGTTTTGATCTCAGCAATTTTTTCAGTGAGCTTCAAAATAAACGACTATATTTTAAAAATAATGAGTCCGATCATTCATCTATACCAATTGAAAATAATGCTAAACAGCAAAATCAACTACTCGACATTTACTTAGAAGTGATAGGCCACCCGCCAAATATGGAAGTGGACAACTCAACTCATTTTACTCATCTCGGGCTACGTCCACATCATTTAAAGGTCGTTTCAAAACGTATTAATGAAACATACGCGATTCAGCTCTCACCTGTTCAACTTATTCAATGTCGCAATATTGCTGATGTAGAGAAACTACTAACACCACATTAATTCGTATTTTGAACTTTCATCATTTTGGAAACAGATAAAGTATAAACATGAAAAAAATAGATATTACCGGAATTGGTATTGGGCCATTCAACTTAGGTTTAGCTGCTCTTTTGTCTCATCATCCCGAAATCAAAAGCGTATTTTTAGAACGCAAACCAGAATTTCGATGGCATGAAGGGTTGCTATTGCAAGGTACGACATTACAAGTTCCTTTCTTTGCCGACTTGGTTACTATGGCCAATCCTTGCCATCCCTTAGGCTATATTAATTATTTACATCAACATGATCGCTTGCATCAGTTTTATTATTACGACAGTTTTTTAATTCCACGCCGTGAATATGACCATTATTGCCGTTGGGCTTCAAAACAATTACCCGATTGTCGATTTGGAGAAAACGTAAGCCATGTGGAATATGACGCCAAGCTGGATAAATTTATTATAGAAAGTGAATCAGCCTCAGGCGAAAAACAAAAATATATAAGCCAAAATCTGGCGATTGGTATTGGAACTAAACCTCGAATTCCTAAATGGCTGGAAACATGCAAACACCCTTTGGTAAAACATTCAGCGGAGTTTGCAAAAATTCAGGAACAACTCAAGCAATGTAAACAGGTCACGGTTATTGGCTCGGGCCAGAGTGCAGCAGAATGTGTACTTGCTTTATTTAATTCACTTACACCAGAACAAGTAAAAGCAGGTGCATCTATTCGTTGGATCACACGTTCTGCCGGCTTTCACCCAATGGAATATTCTAAACTTGGGCAAGAATGTTTTACCCCTGCATATATGCAATATTTCCAAAGCCTGCCTAGAGATAAACGTCGTGACATTGCTGCTACTCAGGGCCTGATCTATAAAGGAATTAGCTTCTCAACCATTGGTGATATATATGATGTTCTTTATGAGCGTTCAGTGGCCGGTGAAAAATCCGGCTTAAGCCTATACACAAGCTGCGAAGTTGAATCGGTTGAAGAACTTGAATCGGGTTCTCTGCGTTTAACCTGTTTGCACACCCAACTCGATCAACGTTGCGAATTAGAAACTGATGCCCTTGTCGCAGCTACAGGCTATGTTCATGATTGGCCTGAATGGTTCCAAAATATGAAGGGTTCTATTTTAGCTGTTGATGATAAAAATGATTGTATTGTTCAAGAAGACTTTACGGCTTTACGTTGTGATCAAGGACAAGGTCGTATTTTCATTCAGAATGCCGAGATTTTTCAGCAAGGCGTTGGTTCTCCAGACTTAGGGATCGGAGCAACCCGAAACTCAGTCATTATTAATCAGCTACTGGGGCGTAATGCTTATCGAATTCCTAAACAGTCTTCTTTCCAACATTATGGTTTGCCAAAATAAAATATGAATATCATAAAAAACCCGCGATTGCGGGTTTTTTTATTCGGTTGAAGATTACAACAAATTAAAAGTCATATGATACAGATAGCATATACGTTCTTGGTGCGCCTAGAGCCAAATTCGTCAATTGTGGCTGTGCCCAATACGCTTTGTTGGTTAAGTTGTAGATATTGGCACGGAAAGTAACTGGGTGGTCCTCGACTTTCGTACTATAGCGTGCGCCAACATCTAAGAGTGTACGCCCTGGTACGGACAAGGTATTTTCTGCATTAATATATTGCTTGGAAACTGCATTGATATTTCCTGATAAGGTTAAAGTCCCTTGTGCTACTTGAGTATCCCACTCTGCTCCAAGCTTAGCCTGATTTTTTGGCACAGCAACTGCTGTATGACCATCGTTTCCTCCACTCTTAGTCTTGGTAAGTTCAGGATCAAGATAGGTAAAGCCACCCATTAAACGCACATGTTCAATCGGTGAACCAAAAAATGACCATTCAATACCACGATTTCGTTGTTCTCCATCCGAAACAAAGGTAGGTAAGTTATTCACAAGCTTTGAAGGATCTAAATAACTACTTGGTTTGGTAATTTCAAATGCACTCAAGGTATGCGCAAATGTCCCCAAATCAACCTTCAAACCAAGTTCCTGTTGTTTGGTTTTTTGAGGAGGAAATATTTCCCCTGGATTTGATGCAGTTGCAGGTGCCTGATCACCCTTTGTCAAACCTTCAATATAGTTTGCATAAACAGAAATTTTATCAGTCGCTTTAATCAGTAAGGCGACACCAGGCGTGGTTGCTGATTTAGCATTTTCAGGTAATGTATTAACAGAACTTGTTGCTTTTACAGTCTGATGACGAAGTCCTAAAGTCAACTGTACTTTATCTTGAGCAAACGACAATGTATCGGCTAAACCAAAGCTAGAGGTAGAGAGTGTCGAATGAAATAGAAACGGCGGTGTAAATTCCGGTTTAGGCCCCCAATTTGGATTGGGATCATAAATATTCGTAATAACAGGATCACTAAAACCTGGGATAATTCTATAACCATAATCATCTTGTGTATGATTATAGTAGGTTGCATTGGCGACCCATTGATGTTTCACAGACCCCGTCTCAAACTTGCCTTTAAAACCAGCATCTGCTGATTTTTTATCGACGTCAAAAGCAAGTTGTCCAAGTGTTGAACTCAGTGTTCCAGTGCTACTCGTAATCGTCCCTGCACTTGCCCCATTGTACTTATATTCAGTTGTACTTTGTCCATAAGCCGCATATGCCATCAACTGATCAGAAAAATCATATTCGCCACGAATCATTGCGCCTTTATCTTTGGTTTCAACAGAGCCCCAATCCGGACTAAGTAAGGTATCCGCTTTCGGCGGTTTCGGAATTCCAACTGCAGTAGAGACGTTAACACCACGTGTCACGCCATCAACATGATCTAAGGCATCGTAAGCATCAACAAAAACACGTGCATTTTCACCTTGCCAATCTAAGCCAAGCGAAAATAAACGACTTTCTTTAGACTGATCATTAACTGCTGCATCTCCATCTCGATACATTCCATTGATACGAACGCCGAATTCTTTATTTTCACCAAATCTTCTTCCAACATCGACATGTCCACCAAACTGGGCATCCGACATATAAGTTGTGGTCAATCGTGCAAACGGTTCATCAGCCGCATATTTGGTCACTAGATTTACCGTTCCACCCACCGATCCTGCTGGCGGCATCCCATTTAACAAAGCGGAGGGACCTTTCAACACCTCAACGCGGCCAAACATTTCCGGAGAAGTTCGATAAAACGGTGTGATACCAAAAAGTCCGTTCATTGACATATCATTCGTACTCGAAGCATATCCACGAATATAATAGTTTTCACTCCAACCACCACTTGCACCGTTGGTATATATCGATGGATCAGTTGCTGCAATCACTTCTGTAATATCTTTTGCCTGTTTATCTTCGATATACTTATCGGTATAACTAATCGTATTAAATGGCGTATCTAGAAATTTTTTACTACCGAGAAATCCAACATTGCTCGATGTTGCAACTTGCCCTCCCGCATAAGTATCGTCTTGTTCAGCTTTTACGGTAATTGCTGGTAAAGCTGCTACATTTGTTTGAGCAGTTTGTTGTTCTAGAGTTTTTGTTGAATTATCAATAACAGCAGCATAGGTATTTGATGCACATAGAACAAATACGGTGCCTAATGCATAGCCTAATCGAAGGGCCATTTGTGCAGATGCAACGCCATTTAATACAAAAGAACGGTGATTAATTCTTTGATCATTCCCAGTTTTAAAATTACGGTTATAGCTAACGTTGTTCATTGAAAGACCTTTAATGTTTTGATTCATTTTTTATTAACTATCTGCTTAAAATTCATAGCAAAATAGTGAAAATTTATGCTCTAAAATTTAACTAAGTGATGTGCCCAAAAATTTATTGATAGCCTTTTTTCACATCTTCCATCACTATTTTGAGTGAGGTTGGGCTTGCAGCCGTGGTGTACCACGCATCGGCATCGACAAAAATGACACGACCGTTTTTCCATGCTTTGGTTTGACGTAATAATGGATTTTCAACACTAGCAGCATTAATGTTTGGGCGATGTTCCATCACAGCAGTTCGGTCCACGATATAAAGAATGTCGGGATCCGCTTTTTTGATGAATTCACTCGAAATAGGTTGCCCATGTAGACTTGTATCCACCACTCCACTTGCAGGCTTTACCCCAAAGGCATTAAAAATAAAGCCATAGCGTGACTGAATACCAAAATTACTAAATGCCCCATTGTTATGAAGAACGACTAATGCTCTTTCTGGGCGATTGGCCGTTACGGCTTGTACTTGCTTCACCTGTTCATCAAGTTCAGAAACTTTCTGGCGAGCTAAGTCTTCTTTATTAAATATTTTTCCTAAGGTCATCATATGGTCTTTAACCAGACCAATATGATTACTCTCGCTATTGTTGAAGTTGATATCGTAATGAATGGTCGGGGCAATTTTGGACAGTTCCTGATACTGATTAACGTGTAATGGCGTCATCAAAATCAGGTCTGGCTTTAATGCATATATCCTTTCCATATTGGGCTGTACAATTGCACCCAAATCCTGAATTTGTGCATCTTTTTTATATTTTTCCAAAAAGTGTGGAACATAATCTTTTGGCATTCCCATAATCGGGACATTGAGTTGATCTAGAAAGTCAGCTTCATTCATATCAAGTACGGCAACGCGTTGCGGTAAATGATCTATCACCGTAGTTCCAAGCGCATGTTTTACCGTAATCGGTTCTGCTAGCTTCTGAGAAGCTTGAGTGGTATCTGCAACTTTTTGATCACATGCTTGTAGAGTGACAGCTGCCGCTATGATGAGGGCTACTCCCCCATACTTTTTCTTCCAGTTCATATGTATTCAAGCTCCAGATGAGTTGAAGTAATTACACATACAGCCACGCTCACTGTATGTAATTTCAAAATCAAGCTCGTACAGATCATTTAATCGCGCCTCTGTAATCACTTGTTCGGTTAACCCACTGAAATGAAGCTTGCCGTTCTTGAGCGCGACAATATGGTCCGAGTAATTCGTGGCAAAATTGATGTCATGAATGACTAAAATCACAGTGCGCCCTTGTTCATCACATAAGCGCCTGAGTGCGCGCATAATTTGAACGGCATGTTTCATATCAAGGTTATTTAAGGGTTCATCTAATAAAAGTACGTCTGTTTGCTGTGCGATCGTCATCGCCAAAAAGGCCATTTGCCTTTGACCACCACTAATTTCATCTATGTAAGATTTGCGCAGTGGTTCTAAAGAAAGAAACTCAATAGCCTCATCAACCACCTGACGATCTTGCTCGGTTAAAACACCACGGCTATAGGGAAAGCGTCCAAATGAAACCAGCTCTTCTACGGTTAAGCGCAAATTAAAGCCGGGTGCTTGACGTAAAGTCGCGACATGCTTCGCGTAAACAGCGGTTTTAATATCCGCAATATTTTGATGATTAAG
The window above is part of the Acinetobacter baumannii genome. Proteins encoded here:
- the bauE gene encoding ferric acinetobactin ABC transporter ATP-binding protein BauE, translating into MIHVKNINKSYGNKPILTDVNVEFPTGQVTSLIGPNGAGKSTLLMMMARLIEPDKGEIFLNHQNIADIKTAVYAKHVATLRQAPGFNLRLTVEELVSFGRFPYSRGVLTEQDRQVVDEAIEFLSLEPLRKSYIDEISGGQRQMAFLAMTIAQQTDVLLLDEPLNNLDMKHAVQIMRALRRLCDEQGRTVILVIHDINFATNYSDHIVALKNGKLHFSGLTEQVITEARLNDLYELDFEITYSERGCMCNYFNSSGA
- the basD gene encoding acinetobactin non-ribosomal peptide synthetase subunit BasD translates to MQLVIIFICLYDAETRLICQPSYRSMCELTSMQAACWFGRSGNATLGGVAAHLYAEFDGQFIDLQKLHLALQRLYKEHPILRLSLSADGIANIMAEKAQQILEVDDFSKLSDHQIEQMLMQKREQWTHQKLDLSQGQTARFSVSVLKNNIFRFHVDTDMIAIDPSSFLNLMEDLSLFYEDPGISFSRPPNFFDWYQKIRTDPDLKKLSQRDRLWWKQRLSHISPAPSLPFIHQEFKTAKSDRLSTWLSPKERTALQQLAREQRITVTNLILGLFAYTLGHATKDHSFRLNIPTFWREPVLKNVEGTIGDFANLVILDVDMKGITTLAAFCKQIANQMLELLEHSHYSGVNVLRDLSRYHGSAQIAPVVFTAALDLENDNLLSERVRRVFGSMNWVISQGPQVALDAQVAHVDDGILVNWDIRLDALPKEWITNLFESFIHLLKNLAAHPEQLNTQIISPAQNTSSDRTSQKPLNALQQAYLLGRTQALPLGGVAMQEFRQYHGKMDIVLLRQRLAEMVRRHDSLRTYIDKNRLIQYVSDQVSVNLKEIDLTTWEPERASHHIQSYKNSYTHELFDLNQSPWNITVFLLKNNLLTIFVRFDALILDGRSIASLMLELFDGQQHDIQTQIEENEVENSLSVHHADMAYWERKFSKLSAIPTLPWKTPLQHLPTSRYQRNSLVIEKDQFKQLSKIGAKHSLFKNSVIMALILEVLSHWNTEKSLCVAVPTLPLYAGPFSNSSTFIAVEWKTSHQFAEQANRLQTEVLEGLQHLSFSGVNLARLLFEKVGTAPVLPIVITNGLSWPVLSESHPIQQLDGLTQTPQVAIDIRFSTRNDGALIFDIDYAQEAFPPNMIDDFLDALQLAIKQIIGSEIFSFDLSNFFSELQNKRLYFKNNESDHSSIPIENNAKQQNQLLDIYLEVIGHPPNMEVDNSTHFTHLGLRPHHLKVVSKRINETYAIQLSPVQLIQCRNIADVEKLLTPH
- the basC gene encoding putative histamine N-monooxygenase; translated protein: MKKIDITGIGIGPFNLGLAALLSHHPEIKSVFLERKPEFRWHEGLLLQGTTLQVPFFADLVTMANPCHPLGYINYLHQHDRLHQFYYYDSFLIPRREYDHYCRWASKQLPDCRFGENVSHVEYDAKLDKFIIESESASGEKQKYISQNLAIGIGTKPRIPKWLETCKHPLVKHSAEFAKIQEQLKQCKQVTVIGSGQSAAECVLALFNSLTPEQVKAGASIRWITRSAGFHPMEYSKLGQECFTPAYMQYFQSLPRDKRRDIAATQGLIYKGISFSTIGDIYDVLYERSVAGEKSGLSLYTSCEVESVEELESGSLRLTCLHTQLDQRCELETDALVAATGYVHDWPEWFQNMKGSILAVDDKNDCIVQEDFTALRCDQGQGRIFIQNAEIFQQGVGSPDLGIGATRNSVIINQLLGRNAYRIPKQSSFQHYGLPK
- the basE gene encoding (2,3-dihydroxybenzoyl)adenylate synthase BasE, whose protein sequence is MKKQLIEFVRWSPERAQHYRNKGYWIDQPLTRILTVGVQSHPHSPAIICGERQLSYIELDRLSTNLASRLAEKGLGKGDTALVQLPNVAEFYIVFFALLKAGVVVLNALYSHRQYELNAFIKQIQPKLLIGSRQHEVFSNNQFIDSLHDVNLSPEIILMLNHQATDFGLLDWMETPAKTFVDFSSTPADEVAFFQLSGGSTGTPKLIPRTHNDYDYSVRASAEICGLNSHTRLLCALPAPHNFMLSSPGALGVLHAGGCVVMAPNPEPLNCFSIIQRHQVNMASLVPSAVIMWLEKATQYKDQIQSLKLLQVGGASFPESLARQVPEILNCKLQQVFGMAEGLVNYTRLDDSDEQIFTTQGRPISSDDEIKIVDDEYREVPEGEIGMLATRGPYTFCGYYQSPEHNSQVFDEDNYYYSGDLVQRTPDGNLRVVGRIKDQINRGGEKIASEEIEKLILLHPEVMHAALVAIVDEQFGEKSCAFIVSRNPELKAVVLRRHLMELGIAQYKLPDQIKLIESLPLTAVGKVDKKQLRSILNTSTTS
- the bauB gene encoding siderophore-binding periplasmic lipoprotein BauB, with the protein product MNWKKKYGGVALIIAAAVTLQACDQKVADTTQASQKLAEPITVKHALGTTVIDHLPQRVAVLDMNEADFLDQLNVPIMGMPKDYVPHFLEKYKKDAQIQDLGAIVQPNMERIYALKPDLILMTPLHVNQYQELSKIAPTIHYDINFNNSESNHIGLVKDHMMTLGKIFNKEDLARQKVSELDEQVKQVQAVTANRPERALVVLHNNGAFSNFGIQSRYGFIFNAFGVKPASGVVDTSLHGQPISSEFIKKADPDILYIVDRTAVMEHRPNINAASVENPLLRQTKAWKNGRVIFVDADAWYTTAASPTSLKIVMEDVKKGYQ
- the bauA gene encoding TonB-dependent ferric acinetobactin receptor BauA; its protein translation is MNQNIKGLSMNNVSYNRNFKTGNDQRINHRSFVLNGVASAQMALRLGYALGTVFVLCASNTYAAVIDNSTKTLEQQTAQTNVAALPAITVKAEQDDTYAGGQVATSSNVGFLGSKKFLDTPFNTISYTDKYIEDKQAKDITEVIAATDPSIYTNGASGGWSENYYIRGYASSTNDMSMNGLFGITPFYRTSPEMFGRVEVLKGPSALLNGMPPAGSVGGTVNLVTKYAADEPFARLTTTYMSDAQFGGHVDVGRRFGENKEFGVRINGMYRDGDAAVNDQSKESRLFSLGLDWQGENARVFVDAYDALDHVDGVTRGVNVSTAVGIPKPPKADTLLSPDWGSVETKDKGAMIRGEYDFSDQLMAYAAYGQSTTEYKYNGASAGTITSSTGTLSSTLGQLAFDVDKKSADAGFKGKFETGSVKHQWVANATYYNHTQDDYGYRIIPGFSDPVITNIYDPNPNWGPKPEFTPPFLFHSTLSTSSFGLADTLSFAQDKVQLTLGLRHQTVKATSSVNTLPENAKSATTPGVALLIKATDKISVYANYIEGLTKGDQAPATASNPGEIFPPQKTKQQELGLKVDLGTFAHTLSAFEITKPSSYLDPSKLVNNLPTFVSDGEQRNRGIEWSFFGSPIEHVRLMGGFTYLDPELTKTKSGGNDGHTAVAVPKNQAKLGAEWDTQVAQGTLTLSGNINAVSKQYINAENTLSVPGRTLLDVGARYSTKVEDHPVTFRANIYNLTNKAYWAQPQLTNLALGAPRTYMLSVSYDF